A stretch of DNA from bacterium:
TTCCGCTTCAAACGCCCCTTCGAGGGCGCGGTCCAGAACCTGGAGCGGCGCTACCGCGAGACGAAGTCGGCGGCGGTCCGCGAGGAGATCGAGCGCTACATGGCGATGCGCCCCTGCCCGTCGTGCAAGGGCCGGCGGCTGCGTCCCGAGGCGCTCGCGGTGACCTTCGGCGGGATGAGCATCGCCGCCTGCACGGCGCAGTCCGTGACGGCGGCGCTGCGCGTCTTCGGCGCGGTGGAGCTGTCGCCGACCGAGCGCGCCATCGCCAGCCGCGTGCTCAAGGAGATCCGCGAGCGCCTGCAGTTCCTCGCGGACGTCGGCCTCGGCTACCTCACGCTCGACCGCGAGGCCGCCTCGCTCTCCGGCGGCGAGGGCCAGCGGATCCGGCTGGCGACCCAGATCGGCTCGCGGCTCGTCGGCGTGCTCTACGTGCTGGACGAGCCGAGCATCGGCCTGCACCAGCGCGACAACGACCGGCTGCTCTCCACCCTCAAGGGACTGCGCGACCTCGGCAACACGGTGCTGGTCGTCGAGCACGACGAGGCGACCATCGCGGCGGCCGACCACGTCGTCGACCTCGGCCCGGGCGCGGGCGAGCACGGCGGGCACCTCGTCGCGGCGGGCACCCCGGAGCAGATCATGCGCCACCCCGACTCCCTCACCGGCCAGTACCTCTCCGGGCGGCGGGCGATCCCCGTGCCCGCGCGGCGGCGCGAGGGGACGAAGGCGCTGCGCGTGGTGGGTGCGCGCGGCAACAACCTCAAGGGGATCGACCTGCGCGTGCCGCTCGGCACGCTCACCTGCGTCACCGGCGTCTCGGGCTCCGGCAAGAGCACGCTCGTGGTCGAGACGCTCTTCAAGGCGCTCGCGCACGCGCTCTACCGCGCCAAGGACCGCCCGGCGCCGCTCGCGCGCCTCGAGGGCCTCGAGCACGTCGACAAGGTCATCGACATCGACCAGAGCCCGATCGGCCGCACGCCGCGCTCGAATCCCGCGACCTACACCGGCATCTTCACGCCGATCCGCGACCTCTTCGCCGCGGTCCCGGAGGCGCGGCTGCGCGGCTACCGCCCGGGGCGCTTCTCGTTCAACGTCCCGGGCGGGCGGTGCGAGGCCTGCGAGGGCGACGGGATCAAGCGCATCGAGATGCACTTCCTCCCCGACGTCTACGTCACCTGCGACGTCTGCAAGGGCAGGCGCTACAACCGCGAGACGCTCGAGGTCGAGTACCGCGGGCGCACCATCGCGCAGGTGCTGGACCTCACGGTGAGCCAGGCGCTCCTCTTCTTCGAGCGCCACGCGCCGATCCGCGAGCGGCTGCAGACGCTCAACGACGTCGGGCTCGAGTACGTGAAGCTCGGCCAGAGCGCGACCACGCTCTCGGGCGGCGAGGCGCAGCGCGTGAAGCTCTCGCGCGAGCTGGGCCGGCGCAGCACGGGGCGCACGGTCTACATCCTCGACGAGCCGACCACCGGCCTGCACTTCGCCGACATCCAGAAGCTGCTCGAGGTGCTCAACCGGCTCGTGGAGGCCGGCAACACGATCGTCGTCATCGAGCACAACCTGGACGTCATCAAGAGCGCGGACTTCGTCGTCGACCTCGGGCCGGAGGGCGGCGACGCCGGCGGCGAGATCGTCGCGCAGGGGACGCCCGAGCAGGTCGCGCGCACGAAGGGCTCGTTCACGGGGCGGTTCCTGAAGGCGGCGCTCGGCGGGTAGGGCGGCGCCAGTCGTGCCGGCGTCCGCCTGCGGGGCCGGGACGCCGAGCCGGCGGACGGGCTTCCTGTACTCCGGTACCGCCAGCATCTTCGGGTCGCAGCGCACGCCGTCCTGCAGCGCGATGTCGACTCAGGTTGGGATATCGCATTGGCTGCAATCTCCTGAGACTATATAATCGGGCGACCAAGAAAAGGCGCGCCCGGAAGGGGGACAGCCATGACTGCCGCAAGCCCCAAGGTCCTGGTCGTAGAGGACGAAGAGTCCATCCTCGAGCTGATCCGCGACAGCATCGGCCGCGAAGGCTTCGTGGTCGCGACGGCGACGAGCGGGGAAGAGGCGCTCGCGCAGGTGAACGAAGAGGCCCCCGACCTGATCCTGCTGGACCTGATGCTTCCGGGGATCAGCGGACTCGAGGTCTGTCGCCGCCTCAAGGCCCAGCCCGCGACCGCCGACATCCCGGTGCTCATGCTCTCGGCGCGCGACGGCGAATCGGATGTCATCGCCGGGCTGGAGATCGGGGCGGACGACTACCTGACCAAGCCGTTCAGCCCGCGCATCCTCGCCGCCCGCCTGCGGGCCGCGCTCCGGCGGCGCGAGGGCGGGGCGCAGGCCGCCGAGCGGACGCAGGTGTCGGCGGGCGGCGTGACGCTGGACCGGGAGCGCCGCGAGGTCACGGTGGACGGTGCGCGGCTGGAGCTGACCTACACCGAGTTCGAGATCCTCTGGCTGCTGGCCGCCACCCCGGGGCGGGTCTTCACCCGGCCGCGCATCGTCGAGGCCGCCCGCGGCGCCGACGCCGGCATCACGGAGCGCGCCGTGGACGTCGCCATCGTCCGGCTGCGCCGCAAGCTCGGCCCGGCGGCGAGCCGGATCGAGACCGTCCGGGGCGTCGGCTACCGCTTCGCCGACTAGACGTTGGCGCGACCGAAGCGTCTCTTCTGGTACCTCTTCCTGCCGCTCCTGGCGGCGGTCGCGGTCACGGCCGCGAGCGTCGTCTGGTTCGCCGCCTCGTCACTGAGAAGCGCGGTCGAGGACGCCGAGGCCCTCGAGCTCGAGGCGGCCGCCCGCCTCGCGGTCTTCCGGATCGTGGAGTTCCTCCCGGGCGACGCGGCTGCCCTGCGGCGGGTCTGCGGGGAGATGGGGACCGAGGCCGACCGGCGCATCACCCTTGTTCTCCCGGACGGGACGGTCGCGTGCGACACCGCGGTGCCGCCGGAGCGGTACGACCGGAGCGGGCCGCCGCCTGAGCTGGCCAGCGCGCTCGCCGGCCGCACCGGCACTGCCGTGCGCCGGGGCGGGACGTCGGGCCGGGCGTACCTCCTCGTCGCCGTGCCGCTGCGCCGCGACGGCGGGATCGTCGCGGCACTGCGGCTCGGCATCCCCTACGCGGCCATCGAGGAGCACCTGCGCTCCTTCCGCCTGCGGCTCGTCGGGGTCGCCGCGGCGACCGTCGCTCTCGGGGCGCTCGTGAGCTACCTGTTCGCGCGCTGGCTCTCGCGGCCCATCGAAGAGCTGCGGGTCGCGGTGGACCGCTTCGCCGCCGGGGACCTGCGTGCCTCGCTGCCGGCGCCGTACACGGCCGAGGTGGCGGCGCTTCGCGATGCGCTGGGCGCGATGGCGGTCCAGCTGCACGCGCGGATCGAGGCGGCCGAGGGGCTGGAGCGCGCGCGCCAGGACTTCGTCGGCAACATCTCGCACGAGCTCAAGACGCCGATCACGACCATCAGCGGCTACGTGGAGCTGCTGCTCGGCGGGGCGCTGGACGACCGCCCCGCGGCGGAGCGGTACCTCGAGACCATCCGCCGCCAGAGCGAGCGCATGAATCTCATCTTCAACGACCTGCTGGTGCTCTCGCAGCTCGAGCGTCGCATGGGCGCCCCGGCCAGCGTGCTCGAGCAGACGGAGGTCGCCGACGTCGTGGCCGACGCGCTCGACGCGACGCGGGAGCGGGCCGCGGAAGCGGCCGTGCGCGTGG
This window harbors:
- the uvrA gene encoding excinuclease ABC subunit UvrA; the encoded protein is MKTPERCSAGEESRSVPFSGAIVVRGAREHNLKNISLDIPRDRLVVITGVSGSGKSSLAFDTIYAEGQRRYVESLSAYARQFLELMEKPDVDVIEGLSPAISIEQRTLSRNPRSTVGTVTEIYDYLRLLYARVGRPACWKCGREIASQGAEQITDRVLALPAGTRVHVLAPLVRGRKGDGQRTFEDVRRKGYVRVRVDGQLRELGGEIALDRKRKHTIEAVVDRLVVAPEARSRLTASVEAALALGDGLVVVEEVGARDHLFSSRLACPGCGVSYPELSPRLFSFNSPVGACPECGGLGTKMEFDDELVVPDPSLTLREGAILPWERRTSEYFMQTLGAVARHFGFDLETPFERLPARVREVLLHGSGEEEVLFTLERGAEDRFRFKRPFEGAVQNLERRYRETKSAAVREEIERYMAMRPCPSCKGRRLRPEALAVTFGGMSIAACTAQSVTAALRVFGAVELSPTERAIASRVLKEIRERLQFLADVGLGYLTLDREAASLSGGEGQRIRLATQIGSRLVGVLYVLDEPSIGLHQRDNDRLLSTLKGLRDLGNTVLVVEHDEATIAAADHVVDLGPGAGEHGGHLVAAGTPEQIMRHPDSLTGQYLSGRRAIPVPARRREGTKALRVVGARGNNLKGIDLRVPLGTLTCVTGVSGSGKSTLVVETLFKALAHALYRAKDRPAPLARLEGLEHVDKVIDIDQSPIGRTPRSNPATYTGIFTPIRDLFAAVPEARLRGYRPGRFSFNVPGGRCEACEGDGIKRIEMHFLPDVYVTCDVCKGRRYNRETLEVEYRGRTIAQVLDLTVSQALLFFERHAPIRERLQTLNDVGLEYVKLGQSATTLSGGEAQRVKLSRELGRRSTGRTVYILDEPTTGLHFADIQKLLEVLNRLVEAGNTIVVIEHNLDVIKSADFVVDLGPEGGDAGGEIVAQGTPEQVARTKGSFTGRFLKAALGG
- a CDS encoding ATP-binding protein — encoded protein: MARPKRLFWYLFLPLLAAVAVTAASVVWFAASSLRSAVEDAEALELEAAARLAVFRIVEFLPGDAAALRRVCGEMGTEADRRITLVLPDGTVACDTAVPPERYDRSGPPPELASALAGRTGTAVRRGGTSGRAYLLVAVPLRRDGGIVAALRLGIPYAAIEEHLRSFRLRLVGVAAATVALGALVSYLFARWLSRPIEELRVAVDRFAAGDLRASLPAPYTAEVAALRDALGAMAVQLHARIEAAEGLERARQDFVGNISHELKTPITTISGYVELLLGGALDDRPAAERYLETIRRQSERMNLIFNDLLVLSQLERRMGAPASVLEQTEVADVVADALDATRERAAEAAVRVDADAPEGVRVRAAPLLLSQAVANLLRNAIAHTEPGGRVRVCVSAAAGSVAITVLDFGDGIAPEHLPRVFERFYRVDPGRSRRLGGSGLGLAIVKHIALAHGGTVTVVSAVGEGSAFTITVPAS
- a CDS encoding response regulator transcription factor, which codes for MTAASPKVLVVEDEESILELIRDSIGREGFVVATATSGEEALAQVNEEAPDLILLDLMLPGISGLEVCRRLKAQPATADIPVLMLSARDGESDVIAGLEIGADDYLTKPFSPRILAARLRAALRRREGGAQAAERTQVSAGGVTLDRERREVTVDGARLELTYTEFEILWLLAATPGRVFTRPRIVEAARGADAGITERAVDVAIVRLRRKLGPAASRIETVRGVGYRFAD